The Siniperca chuatsi isolate FFG_IHB_CAS linkage group LG9, ASM2008510v1, whole genome shotgun sequence genome includes a region encoding these proteins:
- the LOC122881602 gene encoding histidine N-acetyltransferase-like gives MSAEREACDVVYSFAEEQDFQQVLNICSRDDHDGLDYMAATFHRWLQEPGRLVFIARMKSRVVALESALLVDAGQTVVLQGLRVAPDLRGRGIAGAIQRHVTDYVRHHYPEVSAVRLSRAAQPSLAKYRLIAKEAILSLCCEAADLGLFVAELRSRLACLADSSPRGPVTLSQQQVETLILTDHVVSNLLPGKTIINDWEPLKPMEANLEVLRRRGLTWIVDREFEPTAMSLCTTPYAVPYRHDALHFNINIFGRSLASVCAVFLAQLEALLPSLRGYLIFYTYVDPAVWPGLRQICQNSSNVSFYLDYSEEHVLETDL, from the exons GTCCTGAACATCTGCAGTAGGGACGACCACGATGGACTGGACTACATGGCTGCTACCTTCCACCGCTGGCTGCAGGAGCCTGGACGTCTCGTCTTCATCGCCAGGATGAAGAGCAGAGTG GTGGCACTGGAGTCTGCACTGCTGGTCGACGCGGGTCAGACGGTCGTACTTCAGGGTCTCAGGGTGGCACCTGATTTGAGAGGCCGCGGCATCGCTGGCGCCATCCAGAGGCACGTGACTGACTACGTCCGCCACCACTACCCAGAAGTCTCTGCGGTCAGGCTGAGCCGAGCAGCCCAGCCTTCACTGGCCAAGTACCGACTCATAGCTAAGGAG GCCATCTTGTCTTTGTGCTGCGAGGCGGCCGACCTCGGCCTCTTTGTTGCTGAGCTTCGCTCCAGACTCGCCTGCCTGGCTGACTCCTCCCCCCGCGGCCCGGTGACCCTGagccagcagcaggtggagacTCTGATCCTGACCGACCATGTGGTTTCCAATCTGCTGCCTGGTAAAACCATCATCAATGACTGGGAGCCTCTGAAGCCCATGGAGGCCAACCTGGAGGTGTTGCGCCGCAGGGGGCTGACGTGGATTGTAGACCGTGAGTTTGAGCCCACTGCCATGAGCCTGTGCACCACACCGTATGCTGTCCCCTACCGCCACGATGCCCTGCACTTCAACATCAACATCTTCGGCCGCAGTTTGGCTTCGGTGTGCGCGGTGTTTCTGGCTCAGCTCGAAGCTTTGCTGCCGAGTCTCCGAGGTTACCTGATCTTCTACACCTACGTGGACCCTGCAGTTTGGCCCGGGTTACGCCAGATCTGCCAGAACAGCAGCAATGTGTCATTCTACCTGGACTACAGTGAGGAGCACGTACTGGAGACAGACCTCTGA